A region of Drosophila mauritiana strain mau12 chromosome 3L, ASM438214v1, whole genome shotgun sequence DNA encodes the following proteins:
- the LOC117139593 gene encoding uncharacterized protein LOC117139593 translates to MPAHVDLTLEEMTRIALGVPELTHVNVAVLQSLLNVLLKKLNCQNDMVRISGFEGKCMERILEQSKISPLPFDVEAIVPISEHLDKVQELDKRIKKLECQLECHFQQIRICNKAKDKKYKINQAEQYASPCEDLCTVCDEDNKIACSLLANMDFMKKLMRRIATPILDQMEEVSHTLEKFYLTLQSFLKQTEALFNRLEIVKQCVVEIEGLRALVQEYNLTFLGTMEELQDMLDSKLDKVHMPALKKYIRDRFDDIDRRLRMIEEKDACPRAAGFINTGLACLSCNSPKVGVDVGPQTMGLFPDAPVRHMPPKLTGSPVTCQKIVVCRSVEKEPTLMVRVNNLDLSVLSQRLARPASGKVCKLPEANDAIYGVRNSCISGQDH, encoded by the coding sequence ATGCCAGCTCACGTGGATTTAACCCTAGAGGAAATGACCAGGATTGCTTTGGGTGTCCCTGAGTTGACCCACGTAAATGTGGCTGTACTCCAAAGTCTTTTGAATGTCCTTCTCAAGAAACTGAACTGTCAGAATGATATGGTAAGGATTAGTGGCTTCGAGGGCAAGTGTATGGAACGCATTCTGGAGCAATCCAAAATATCTCCACTGCCCTTCGACGTGGAGGCAATTGTTCCAATTTCCGAGCATTTGGACAAAGTTCAAGAGTTGGACAAACGCATCAAGAAGCTGGAGTGCCAGTTGGAGTGTCACTTTCAGCAGATTCGCATTTGCAACAAGGCCAAGGACAAGAAGTACAAGATCAACCAGGCCGAACAGTACGCCTCTCCTTGCGAGGATCTGTGCACCGTTTGCGACGAGGACAACAAGATCGCCTGCAGTCTGCTGGCCAACATGGACTTCATGAAAAAGCTGATGCGACGCATAGCCACCCCGATTCTGGACCAAATGGAGGAGGTCAGCCACACGCTGGAGAAGTTCTACCTCACACTTCAGTCATTTCTTAAGCAAACCGAAGCTCTATTTAACCGTTTGGAAATAGTCAAGCAATGTGTGGTGGAGATCGAAGGTCTGAGGGCTCTTGTTCAAGAATACAACCTTACTTTTCTGGGAACCATGGAGGAACTGCAGGATATGCTGGACAGCAAGCTGGATAAGGTGCACATGCCTGCGCTTAAGAAGTATATACGAGATCGTTTCGATGATATAGATCGCCGGCTGAGGATGATTGAGGAAAAGGATGCATGTCCCAGGGCCGCTGGATTTATCAATACGGGGCTAGCTTGTCTATCCTGCAATAGTCCCAAAGTGGGTGTCGACGTCGGTCCTCAAACCATGGGACTATTCCCGGACGCTCCGGTCAGGCACATGCCTCCCAAGTTGACTGGATCACCGGTCACTTGCCAGAAGATCGTGGTCTGTAGATCCGTGGAGAAGGAACCCACCCTAATGGTGCGGGTAAACAACCTTGATCTGAGTGTCCTCTCCCAACGTCTTGCTCGTCCTGCCTCGGGCAAAGTCTGCAAGTTGCCCGAAGCTAATGACGCCATCTATGGCGTTCGTAATTCCTGTATATCCGGCCAGGACCACTAG
- the LOC117139592 gene encoding fringe glycosyltransferase — protein MMSLTVLSPPQRFKRILQAMMLAVAVVYMTLLLYQSAYGYPGIQVPHSQVDALASEAVTTHRDQLLQDYVQSSTPTQPGAGALAASPTTVIIRKDIRSFNFSDIEVSERPTATLLTELARRSRNGELLRDLSQRAVTATPQPPVTELDDIFISVKTTKNYHDTRLALIIKTWFQLARDQTWFFTDTDDHYYQEKTKGHLINTKCSQGHFRKALCCKMSAELDVFLESGKKWFCHFDDDNYVNVPRLVKLLDEYSPSVDWYLGKPSISSPLEIHLDSKNTTTNKKITFWFATGGAGFCLSRALTLKMLPIAGGGKFISIGDKIRFPDDVTMGFIIEHLLKVPLTVVDNFHSHLEPMEFIRQDTFQDQVSFSYAHMKNQWNVIKVDGFDMKTDPKRFYSLHCQLFPYFSFCPPR, from the exons ATGATGAGCCTGACTGTGCTCTCGCCACCGCAACGTTTCAAGCGAATCCTGCAAGCCATGATGTTAGCCGTCGCCGTCGTCTACATGACCCTACTGCTCTACCAGAGCGCCTACGGATATCCGGGCATCCAA GTGCCGCACAGCCAGGTGGATGCCCTTGCTAGCGAAGCCGTGACCACACACCGCGACCAGCTGCTCCAGGACTACGTGCAGTCCTCCACGCCCACTCAGCCGGGGGCTGGAGCTCTGGCCGCCTCCCCCACCACCGTCATAATCCGCAAGGATATACGCAGCTTCAACTTCAGCGACATCGAGGTCAGTGAGCGGCCCACGGCCACGCTGCTAACAGAATTGGCCAGAAGGAGCCGCAATGGGGAACTGCTCCGCGATCTGTCCCAAAGAGCGGTGACTGCGACACCCCAGCCGCCGGTCACCGAGTTGGATGACATTTTCATCAGCGTGAAGACGACGAAGAACTATCACGACACCCGGCTGGCGTTGATCATCAAGACCTGGTTCCAATTGGCCCGCGATCAG ACCTGGTTCTTCACGGACACCGATGATCACTACTACCAGGAGAAGACAA AGGGCCATCTCATCAACACGAAATGCTCACAGGGCCATTTTCGCAAGGCGCTTTGCTGCAAAATGTCCGCCGAACTGGATGTCTTCCTGGAGAGTGGCAAGAA GTGGTTCTGTCACTTCGACGATGACAACTATGTCAATGTGCCGAGGCTGGTCAAACTGCTGGACGAGTATAGCCCCAGTGTGGATTGGTATCTGGGCAAGCCGAGCATCTCGTCGCCGCTGGAGATCCACTTGGACAGC AAGAACACGACAACAAACAAGAAGATAACCTTCTGGTTCGCCACTGGCGGCGCTGGCTTCTGCCTCAGTCGAGCCCTGACTTTAAAAATGCTACCCATAGCAGGTGGCGGCAAGTTTATCAGCATTGGCGACAAGATACGTTTTCCGGATGATGTCACAATGGGTTTTATTATTG AACACCTTCTGAAAGTCCCTCTAACCGTGGTGGACAACTTCCACTCGCACTTGGAGCCCATGGAGTTCATACGCCAGGATACGTTCCAGGACCAGGTGTCCTTCAGCTATGCCCACATGAAAAACCAGTGGAACGTGATCAAGGTGGACGGCTTCGATATGAAGACCGATCCCAAGCGCTTCTACTCCCTGCACTGCCAGCTCTTCCCCTACTTCAGCTTCTGCCCGCCCAGATGA